Proteins from a genomic interval of Zingiber officinale cultivar Zhangliang chromosome 2A, Zo_v1.1, whole genome shotgun sequence:
- the LOC122042609 gene encoding LRR receptor-like serine/threonine-protein kinase RPK2, which yields MSRRRSPSATAASSLLFLLLVAISCSDGRGVTGPDPHGVERSALLQFKSCVTSDPAGLLEIWGSDSNHCSWPGVACDGQSRVVSLNISAKGDAFELPCSRSGPRRRSCGDFDRRLAGTLGVFLRSLSELRVLSLPFHDFHGEIPDDLWGLESLEVLDLESNSLSGGLPSRFPRRLRVLNLASNLIKGQIPRSFSRCVDLEILDLSGNKVNGTFPKFLGGFSKLRELYLSFNRLGGPIPDELGYGCRSLQILDLSGNSFRESIRSNLANCTELRVLMLFSNLLVGFIPPDLGRLKKLQVLDVSRNSLSGFVPAELGNCLELSVIVLLNQYDPMPDEEVSSSVDFDEFNCFQGRLVENITALPRLRVLWAPRATFEGMIPSNWGICENLEVVNLGQNLFQGRIPQAFTQCKKLRFLNLSSNSLTGWLNVELPVPCMDVFDVSGNQLSGSIPRFAYTECPSSNITPDDLSFAYISFFAYNSFKGLQRPFYELGGEFTIYHNFANNNFTGILSSLPLADGRFQNDSIYVFLANRNHLFGSLNAIILEKCSMVSHLLIDLSNNMISGRFTSEVGETCQSLVVLDVASNQISGTIPANFGLLSNLVCLNLSWNQLQGEIPASITQLKSLKYLSLASNNFSGHIPPDIIKLHSLQVLDLSSNSLAGYIPTVFVKMRNLTSLLLNNNKLSGPIPSAFAYFASLSKFNVSFNNLSGSWPLNAGTVRCDSVFGNPLLRSCPAYSLSVPSYDMQASNQSRQLYMESESASSSSASSGGNSFSSIEIASIASAAAIVSVLLVLIGLYIYTRKCAPGIRSSIRSSGRKEVSVFVEIGVPLTYESVARATGGFNASNCIGSGGFGATYKAEISPGVLVAIKRLAVGRFQGVQQFHAEIKTLGRLKHSNLVMLIGYHLSDSEMFLIYNYLSGGNLERFIQERSRRPVNWRMLHKIALDIACALNYLHDQCVPRILHRDVKPSNILLDNEYNAYLSDFGLARLLGNSETHATTGVAGTFGYVAPEYAMTCRVSDKADVYSYGVVLLELISDKKALDPSFSPYGNGFNIVTWASMLLQKGRAREFFTEGLWDVAPHDDLVETLHLGVKCTVDSLSIRPSMKQVVQRLRTLQPPHFGRG from the coding sequence ATGAGCCGCCGGAGATCCCCCTCTGCAACCGCCGCATCCTCGCTTCTGTTTCTCCTCTTGGTGGCGATCTCCTGCTCCGATGGGCGTGGAGTTACGGGACCAGACCCTCACGGGGTGGAGAGATCCGCCTTGCTGCAGTTCAAGAGCTGCGTTACTTCCGACCCTGCTGGGTTGCTCGAGATATGGGGCTCCGACTCCAACCACTGCTCTTGGCCTGGCGTCGCGTGCGATGGGCAGTCACGGGTCGTCTCCCTTAATATCTCTGCGAAAGGCGATGCTTTTGAACTCCCCTGCTCCCGCTCAGGCCCACGCCGACGCAGCTGCGGCGATTTTGACCGCAGGTTGGCTGGGACACTTGGTGTGTTTCTCCGGAGCTTGTCAGAGCTCAGGGTACTCTCCTTGCCGTTCCACGACTTTCATGGCGAGATCCCGGACGATCTCTGGGGCTTGGAGAGTCTGGAAGTGCTTGACCTCGAGAGTAACTCGCTTTCTGGTGGCTTGCCCTCACGCTTCCCACGTCGGTTACGTGTGTTAAATTTGGCTTCCAATTTGATCAAAGGTCAGATCCCTCGTTCCTTCTCGAGATGCGTGGATTTAGAAATCCTAGACCTATCCGGCAACAAGGTCAACGGAACATTTCCTAAATTTCTTGGTGGCTTCTCCAAGCTTAGAGAGCTCTATCTTTCTTTTAATCGTCTTGGCGGGCCGATTCCTGATGAGCTAGGATATGGGTGCCGGAGTTTGCAAATATTGGACTTGTCTGGAAACTCGTTTAGGGAAAGCATTCGGTCCAATTTAGCAAATTGCACTGAGCTGCGAGTTCTAATGCTGTTTTCTAACCTTCTTGTGGGTTTTATTCCTCCTGATCTCGGGCGATTGAAAAAGCTTCAGGTGTTGGACGTCTCGAGGAACAGTCTTAGTGGATTTGTACCTGCTGAGCTAGGAAACTGCTTAGAATTGTCTGTCATTGTTCTTCTGAATCAGTATGATCCGATGCCAGATGAGGAAGTCTCGAGCTCTGTTGATTTTGATGAATTTAATTGTTTCCAAGGAAGACTTGTGGAAAATATCACAGCTCTCCCGAGGCTTAGGGTGCTTTGGGCCCCAAGGGCAACGTTTGAAGGGATGATTCCTAGCAATTGGGGAATCTGTGAGAATCTTGAGGTGGTTAATTTAGGCCAGAATCTTTTTCAAGGACGTATACCACAAGCATTTACCCAATGCAAAAAACTTAGATTTCTTAATTTGAGCTCAAATAGTTTGACTGGTTGGCTTAATGTGGAGCTTCCAGTGCCATGTATGGATGTCTTTGATGTCAGTGGGAATCAGTTGTCTGGCTCCATCCCTAGGTTTGCCTACACAGAGTGCCCTTCATCTAACATCACACCAGATGACCTATCCTTTGCTTATATTTCATTCTTTGCTTACAATAGTTTTAAAGGTTTGCAAAGGCCTTTTTATGAACTTGGTGGTGAATTTACTATATATCACAATTTTGCGAACAATAATTTTACTGGCATTCTGTCTTCTTTACCATTGGCCGACGGCAGGTTCCAGAACGATTCCATCTATGTATTTCTTGCTAATAGGAATCATCTTTTTGGGTCACTGAATGCTATCATATTGGAGAAGTGCAGCATGGTGAGTCATTTGCTGATAGATTTGAGCAACAATATGATATCTGGAAGATTTACATCTGAAGTAGGTGAAACATGCCAGTCTCTTGTGGTTCTGGATGTTGCCAGTAATCAGATATCTGGAACCATTCCTGCAAATTTTGGGTTGTTAAGTAATCTTGTTTGTCTGAATTTGAGTTGGAACCAGCTGCAGGGTGAGATACCAGCAAGTATTACACAGTTAAAAAGCTTAAAATATCTCTCGTTGGCCAGTAACAATTTCAGTGGTCACATTCCTCCTGACATTATTAAATTGCATTCTCTTCAGGTTTTGGATCTGTCTTCAAATTCCCTTGCTGGTTATATTCCTACTGTTTTTGTGAAGATGAGAAATCTCACTTCCCTTTTACTTAATAACAACAAGCTTTCTGGGCCTATTCCTTCAGCTTTTGCCTACTTTGCATcactttcaaaattcaatgtttcatTCAATAATTTGTCTGGATCATGGCCTCTTAATGCCGGTACAGTGAGATGTGATAGTGTCTTTGGAAACCCTTTGCTTCGATCTTGTCCTGCCTACTCTCTCTCTGTTCCTTCATATGATATGCAGGCAAGCAACCAGAGTCGACAGTTATATATGGAATCAGAGTCAGCAAGTTCATCCAGTGCTAGCAGTGGTGGCAACAGCTTTAGTTCTATTGAAATTGCCTCAATTGCATCAGCAGCAGCCATAGTTTCAGTCCTCTTGGTTCTGATTGGCCTTTATATTTACACAAGAAAGTGCGCTCCAGGCATTAGGTCCTCTATTAGGTCTTCTGGAAGAAAAGAAGTGTCTGTCTTTGTGGAAATTGGGGTTCCATTGACTTATGAAAGTGTTGCACGAGCCACTGGTGGTTTTAATGCAAGCAACTGCATTGGAAGTGGAGGTTTTGGGGCCACATACAAGGCTGAGATTTCACCAGGAGTTCTAGTAGCTATAAAGAGACTCGCAGTAGGAAGGTTTCAAGGTGTTCAACAGTTCCATGCAGAGATCAAGACTCTTGGAAGATTGAAGCATTCTAATCTTGTGATGCTGATAGGTTACCATCTTAGTGATTCTGAGATGTTTTTGATTTACAATTATCTTTCAGGTGGTAATTTGGAGAGATTTATACAAGAAAGGTCGAGAAGACCTGTAAATTGGAGAATGCTTCACAAAATTGCTTTAGACATTGCTTGTGCTCTTAATTATTTACATGACCAATGTGTGCCCCGTATCCTTCATCGAGATGTTAAACCAAGCAATATATTGTTGGACAATGAATATAATGCTTATCTCTCAGATTTTGGATTGGCAAGGCTTCTAGGAAATTCTGAGACTCATGCAACTACTGGTGTGGCTGGAACTTTTGGGTATGTTGCTCCTGAATATGCCATGACATGTCGCGTTTCTGATAAAGCAGACGTTTATAGCTatggcgtggtactattggagctAATTTCAGATAAGAAAGCACTGGATCCTTCCTTCTCCCCCTATGGGAATGGTTTCAACATAGTAACTTGGGCATCCATGTTATTGCAAAAAGGTCGGGCCCGTGAGTTCTTCACTGAAGGGCTTTGGGATGTGGCTCCCCATGATGATTTGGTGGAAACTTTGCATTTGGGTGTCAAGTGTACTGTTGATTCACTTTCTATTAGGCCCTCAATGAAACAAGTCGTTCAACGATTAAGAACTCTCCAACCTCCACATTTTGGGCGTGGTTGA